In Crassostrea angulata isolate pt1a10 chromosome 6, ASM2561291v2, whole genome shotgun sequence, a genomic segment contains:
- the LOC128188443 gene encoding uncharacterized protein LOC128188443 isoform X1 — MSDSDSGLLGGDTDKSSSTPAADITDTFNLFKCYLDSSLNSFKKELLDSQEADNSPAGWATVHQYEHNDIASDSDDDKKLPVIGNISRLMTRKCYEIIESRFAWDSLIRFDSSHEFLQELSFWSKNLDMYNCRFMKDYSKSIAILCTDASSVAAGAVCQLSGTHKYFHSNFSEVESAQSSTWRELKAIQLALFSYKENLSGKSVKILTDSKNCVSIVQSGSTKNDLHVIALSIFHLCLQRKISLDIAWIPREMNETADYLSKLVDYDDWSVSDEFFEFMNNMWGPYTVDRFANYLNKKLPRFNSLFWNPGTDAVDCFSQDWSSDNNWLVPPIHLVMRSLRHLMYCRSRGTLIVPYWPSAPFWSMIFGPDMTYRSYVTDVIQFNDV, encoded by the exons ATGTCGGACTCTGATAGCGGTTTGTTGGGCGGGGACACCGACAAGAGTTCTTCAACTCCAGCCGCCGATATAACGGACACTTTCAACCTATTTAAGTGTTACTTGGATTCTTCGCTAAACTCGTTCAAGAAGGAGCTTTTGGACAGCCAAGAAG CAGACAATTCTCCAGCAGGGTGGGCCACAGTTCATCAATATGAGCACAACGACATCGCCTCTGATTCGGACGATGACAAAAAACTACCAGTGATCGGTAACATTAGTAGACTTATGACAAGAAAGTGTTATGAAATTATCGAGTCCCGATTTGCATGGGATAGTTTGATTAGATTTGAtagttcacatgagtttttGCAAGAACTTTCGTTCTGGTCGAAGAATTTGGACATGTATAACTGTCGTTTTATGAAAGATTATTCTAAATCAATTGCTATTTTATGCACAGATGCTAGTTCAGTAGCTGCAGGAGCTGTATGTCAATTATCAGGTACACACAAGTACTTTCACAGTAATTTTTCAGAAGTAGAGAGTGCACAAAGTTCCACCTGGCGAGAACTTAAGGCAATTCAGCTTGCTTTATTTTCGTACAAAGAAAACCTTAGTGGGAAGTCTGTGAAAATATTGACTGACAGTAAAAATTGTGTTTCAATTGTCCAAAGTGGTAGCACGaaaaatgatttacatgtaattgctcTTTCTATTTTTCATTTGTGTTTGCAGAGAAAAATTTCGTTAGATATTGCATGGATTCCCAGAGAAATGAATGAAACGGCAGATTATTTAAGTAAATTAGTGGATTACGATGATTGGTCTGTATCTGAtgaattttttgaatttatgaataatatgtGGGGCCCTTATACAGTGGACAGATTTGCAAATTATCTTAATAAGAAATTACCTAGATTTAACTCTTTGTTCTGGAATCCTGGTACTGATGCAGTTGATTGTTTTTCTCAAGATTGGAGTTCAGATAATAATTGGCTAGTGCCACCTATTCATTTAGTCATGAGAAGTTTAAGGCATCTTATGTATTGCAGATCACGAGGTACTTTGATCGTTCCTTATTGGCCATCGGCGCCGTTTTGGTCTATGATTTTTGGACCGGATATGACATATAGAAGTTATGTAACAGATGTTATTCAGTTTAATGATGTATGA
- the LOC128188443 gene encoding uncharacterized protein LOC128188443 isoform X2, with the protein MSDSDSGLLGGDTDKSSSTPAADITDTFNLFKCYLDSSLNSFKKELLDSQEDNSPAGWATVHQYEHNDIASDSDDDKKLPVIGNISRLMTRKCYEIIESRFAWDSLIRFDSSHEFLQELSFWSKNLDMYNCRFMKDYSKSIAILCTDASSVAAGAVCQLSGTHKYFHSNFSEVESAQSSTWRELKAIQLALFSYKENLSGKSVKILTDSKNCVSIVQSGSTKNDLHVIALSIFHLCLQRKISLDIAWIPREMNETADYLSKLVDYDDWSVSDEFFEFMNNMWGPYTVDRFANYLNKKLPRFNSLFWNPGTDAVDCFSQDWSSDNNWLVPPIHLVMRSLRHLMYCRSRGTLIVPYWPSAPFWSMIFGPDMTYRSYVTDVIQFNDV; encoded by the exons ATGTCGGACTCTGATAGCGGTTTGTTGGGCGGGGACACCGACAAGAGTTCTTCAACTCCAGCCGCCGATATAACGGACACTTTCAACCTATTTAAGTGTTACTTGGATTCTTCGCTAAACTCGTTCAAGAAGGAGCTTTTGGACAGCCAAGAAG ACAATTCTCCAGCAGGGTGGGCCACAGTTCATCAATATGAGCACAACGACATCGCCTCTGATTCGGACGATGACAAAAAACTACCAGTGATCGGTAACATTAGTAGACTTATGACAAGAAAGTGTTATGAAATTATCGAGTCCCGATTTGCATGGGATAGTTTGATTAGATTTGAtagttcacatgagtttttGCAAGAACTTTCGTTCTGGTCGAAGAATTTGGACATGTATAACTGTCGTTTTATGAAAGATTATTCTAAATCAATTGCTATTTTATGCACAGATGCTAGTTCAGTAGCTGCAGGAGCTGTATGTCAATTATCAGGTACACACAAGTACTTTCACAGTAATTTTTCAGAAGTAGAGAGTGCACAAAGTTCCACCTGGCGAGAACTTAAGGCAATTCAGCTTGCTTTATTTTCGTACAAAGAAAACCTTAGTGGGAAGTCTGTGAAAATATTGACTGACAGTAAAAATTGTGTTTCAATTGTCCAAAGTGGTAGCACGaaaaatgatttacatgtaattgctcTTTCTATTTTTCATTTGTGTTTGCAGAGAAAAATTTCGTTAGATATTGCATGGATTCCCAGAGAAATGAATGAAACGGCAGATTATTTAAGTAAATTAGTGGATTACGATGATTGGTCTGTATCTGAtgaattttttgaatttatgaataatatgtGGGGCCCTTATACAGTGGACAGATTTGCAAATTATCTTAATAAGAAATTACCTAGATTTAACTCTTTGTTCTGGAATCCTGGTACTGATGCAGTTGATTGTTTTTCTCAAGATTGGAGTTCAGATAATAATTGGCTAGTGCCACCTATTCATTTAGTCATGAGAAGTTTAAGGCATCTTATGTATTGCAGATCACGAGGTACTTTGATCGTTCCTTATTGGCCATCGGCGCCGTTTTGGTCTATGATTTTTGGACCGGATATGACATATAGAAGTTATGTAACAGATGTTATTCAGTTTAATGATGTATGA